From the Lepisosteus oculatus isolate fLepOcu1 chromosome 1, fLepOcu1.hap2, whole genome shotgun sequence genome, one window contains:
- the nab2 gene encoding NGFI-A-binding protein 2 isoform X3, giving the protein MRRNSDERESVSGTAALRSEASRAAGWAFPPGAEPRSAPAGHRLYVIAADRADPREVMSLPRTLGELQLYRVLQRANLLAYYDTFIQQGGDDVQQLCEAGEEEFLEIMALVGMATKPLHVRRLQKALRDWAANPALFNQPLASVPLNSIPLFKIDATAGAAGARKSLSNGQPGSPGVDREGSQERASLTPMRSTSPKSPCSQASPQPEGILYRDKLSPMDPQWLSPDPDGNGAGGSGADEEQPSPPLPPPPASCTPPLPLAPSSSSSSSSSAGPPSAAWPGGRLEPETARAVAESVARLLRTVPRAEPGEVKALLKLNKKLAKTVGHIFGLEPGDPAKEEEIRKYSLIYGRFDSKRREGKQLTHHEMIINEAAAQFCIRDNALLLRRVELFSLARQVARECAYTSTLKNARTSMEDCPLPAQKKIKQEVVISECVSSSHDVAEGQPTGSESYHQGVLRHGADEDSLSGESLDGHAQGVGSQSSHSSSPCPPADPPATAAAPSAWSRHLMQQTLMDEGLRLARLVSHDNVGRVSPGMTVVVQAAEQEDRASERRLSQHRRRSSSCSTKDDSDHSGK; this is encoded by the exons CGTCGGAACAGCGACGAGCGCGAAAGCGTGAGCGGGACAGCCGCGCTCCGCAGCGAGGCGAGCCGGGCAGCTGGCTGGGCGTTCCCGCCGGGAGCCGAGCCGAGGAGCGCGCCCGCGGGGCACCGTCTCTACGTGATCGCAGCCGACCGGGCGGATCCCAGAGAG GTCATGTCTCTGCCGCGGACTCTGGGGGAGCTGCAGCTGTACCGGGTGTTGCAGCGCGCCAACCTGCTGGCCTACTACGACACCTTCATCCAGCAGGGCGGCGACGACGTGCAGCAGCTGTGCGAGGCCGGGGAGGAGGAGTTCCTGGAGATCATGGCGCTGGTGGGCATGGCCACCAAGCCCCTGCACGTGCGCCGCCTGCAGAAGGCCCTGCGCGACTGGGCCGCCAACCCCGCCCTGTTCAACCAGCCCCTCGCCAGCGTGCCCCTCAACAGCATCCCGCTCTTCAAGATCGACGCCACGGCCGGGGCGGCGGGGGCGCGGAAGTCCCTCAGCAACGGCCAGCCGGGATCCCCGGGGGTGGACAGGGAGGGCAGCCAGGAGCGGGCCTCCCTGACTCCCATGCGCAGCACCAGTCCCAAGAGCCCCTGCTCCCAGGCCTCGCCCCAGCCCGAGGGCATCCTCTACCGGGACAAGCTGTCGCCCATGGACCCCCAGTGGCTCAGCCCCGACCCGGACGGGAACGGCGCCGGGGGGTCGGGCGCCGACGAGGAGCAGCCcagcccccccctccctccccctcccGCCTCCTGCACCCCCCCCCTGCCCTtggccccctcctcctcctcctcctcctcctcctccgccggCCCCCCGTCCGCCGCCTGGCCCGGCGGCCGGCTGGAGCCCGAGACGGCGCGGGCGGTGGCGGAGAGCGTGGCGCGCCTGCTGCGGACGGTGCCGCGGGCCGAGCCCGGGGAGGTGAAGGCCCTGCTCAAGCTGAACAAGAAGCTGGCCAAGACGGTGGGGCACATCTTCGGGCTGGAGCCCGGCGACCCGGCCAAGGAGGAGGAGATCCGCAAGTACAGCCTGATCTACGGGCGCTTCGACTCCAAGCGGCGGGAGGGCAAGCAGCTGACTCACCACGAG ATGATCATCAACGAGGCCGCCGCCCAGTTCTGCATCCGCGACAACGCCTTGCTCCTGCGGCGCGTGGAGCTCTTCTCGCTGGCCAGGCAGGTGGCGCGGGAGTGCGCCTACACCTCCACGCTGAAGAACGCCAG GACGAGCATGGAGGACTGCCCCCTACCGGCCCAGAAGAAGATCAAACAGGAG GTGGTGATATCAGAGTGCGTCTCCTCCTCTCACGATGTGGCGGAGGGGCAGCCCACCGGCTCGGAGAGCTACCACCAGGGGGTGCTGAGACATGGCGCGGACGAAGACAGCCTGTCTGGAGAGAGCCTGGATGGGCACGCACAGG GTGTGGGATCCCAGTCCAGCCACTCCTCGTCCCCCTGCCCCCCCGCTGACCCCCCCGCCACTGCGGCTGCTCCCTCTGCCTGGAGCCGGCACCTCATGCAGCAGACTCTCATGGACGAGGGGCTGCGATTGGCCAGGCTGGTGTCCCATGACAACGTGGGCCGGGTCAGCCCAGGAATGACAGTGGTGGTCCAAGCTGCGG